The following coding sequences lie in one Frigoribacterium sp. SL97 genomic window:
- a CDS encoding acyl-CoA dehydrogenase family protein translates to MTTTTTTSTTSVTTASPTDDALSARFRPLFDRIAAGAAERDREHRLPVAEIRELADAGFGALRVPVEFGGSGATLPQLFELLTELAAADSNIPQALRGHFALVEDRLVARSGPRDVWLERFGRGEIAGNSWTEVGTVQVGDVATKVSPDPDGGFRVTGQKYYSTGSIFADWIDTYAERTDTGDRVIAIVDARQEGVTHTDDWDGFGQRTTGSGTSTFRDARVGADDVVLFDERFKYQTAFYQAVLLSVLAGSVVAAEREIAVEVRNRTRVFSHGNADTFAADPQILQVVGEVSAAGFAARAIVDRAAQALQGAYEGAFLDETEDEQRNDRAELATAQAQVALTSLATQATSHLFDALAASGVSTTKNLDRHWRNARTAGSHNPWVFKARIVGDHAVNDVQPPRVWAIGATRR, encoded by the coding sequence ATGACCACGACGACCACCACGTCCACCACGTCCGTCACCACGGCGTCACCCACCGACGACGCCCTGTCCGCGCGTTTCCGCCCGCTCTTCGACCGCATCGCCGCCGGTGCCGCGGAACGCGACCGTGAGCACCGCCTCCCCGTGGCCGAGATCCGCGAGCTCGCCGACGCGGGCTTCGGAGCCCTCCGTGTCCCCGTCGAGTTCGGGGGCTCCGGCGCCACCCTCCCGCAGCTGTTCGAGCTGCTCACCGAGCTCGCGGCGGCGGACAGCAACATCCCCCAGGCCTTGCGCGGCCACTTCGCTCTCGTCGAGGACCGCCTCGTCGCCCGGTCCGGACCGCGCGACGTCTGGCTCGAACGGTTCGGCCGCGGCGAGATCGCCGGGAACTCCTGGACCGAAGTGGGCACGGTGCAGGTCGGCGACGTCGCGACGAAGGTCAGCCCGGACCCGGACGGCGGGTTCCGCGTCACCGGGCAGAAGTACTACTCCACCGGGAGCATCTTCGCCGACTGGATCGACACGTACGCCGAACGCACGGACACCGGCGACCGGGTCATCGCGATCGTCGACGCCCGCCAGGAAGGCGTCACCCACACCGACGACTGGGACGGGTTCGGGCAGCGGACGACGGGGTCGGGCACGAGCACCTTCCGAGATGCTCGTGTCGGTGCCGACGACGTCGTGCTCTTCGACGAGCGATTCAAGTACCAGACGGCCTTCTACCAGGCCGTGCTGCTGAGCGTCCTCGCGGGCTCCGTCGTGGCGGCCGAGCGCGAGATCGCGGTCGAGGTGCGGAACCGCACCCGCGTGTTCTCCCACGGCAACGCCGACACCTTCGCCGCCGACCCGCAGATCCTGCAGGTCGTCGGCGAGGTCTCAGCCGCCGGCTTCGCCGCCCGAGCGATCGTCGACCGCGCCGCGCAGGCCCTCCAGGGCGCCTACGAGGGCGCCTTCCTGGACGAGACCGAGGACGAACAGCGGAACGACCGCGCCGAACTCGCCACCGCGCAGGCCCAGGTCGCACTGACATCGCTCGCGACCCAAGCGACCTCGCACCTGTTCGACGCGCTGGCGGCATCGGGCGTGAGCACCACGAAGAACCTGGACCGGCACTGGCGAAACGCCCGGACCGCCGGCAGCCACAACCCGTGGGTGTTCAAAGCACGCATCGTCGGCGACCACGCCGTCAACGACGTCCAGCCGCCACGGGTCTGGGCCATCGGCGCGACCCGCCGCTGA
- a CDS encoding AmiS/UreI family transporter — protein MALICLVLSGAALLVNGLTLLGRVPGRDSGVFNVLVGGLQLVLCVAVAVSADGSLPILFGISGTFLFGITYLYVGVDSLLGLGAVGLGWFCGLVAALAVAFAIVHVADDPFLAVLWTGWAALWALFFVLLALGRSAISTYTGWALVLASQVTTTVPALLGLTGHWPTGSVATTAALLALVGVFGGAVLLTRRAATRPQPEHTPAPAAA, from the coding sequence ATGGCGCTCATCTGTCTGGTCCTCTCCGGGGCCGCTCTCTTGGTCAACGGCCTCACCCTGCTCGGGCGCGTGCCCGGCCGGGACAGCGGCGTGTTCAACGTCCTGGTCGGCGGTCTGCAGCTCGTCCTCTGCGTGGCCGTGGCCGTGTCAGCCGACGGTTCCCTGCCCATCCTCTTCGGGATCTCGGGCACCTTCTTGTTCGGCATCACGTACCTCTACGTCGGCGTGGACTCCCTCCTCGGCCTCGGCGCCGTGGGCCTGGGCTGGTTCTGCGGCCTGGTCGCCGCTCTCGCCGTCGCCTTCGCGATCGTCCACGTCGCGGACGACCCTTTCCTCGCCGTGCTCTGGACGGGATGGGCGGCGCTCTGGGCGCTGTTCTTCGTCCTGCTCGCCCTCGGCCGATCGGCCATCAGCACCTACACCGGGTGGGCCCTCGTCCTCGCGAGCCAGGTGACCACCACGGTCCCCGCGCTCCTCGGCCTCACCGGGCACTGGCCGACCGGCTCGGTCGCCACGACGGCTGCACTCCTGGCGCTCGTCGGGGTGTTCGGCGGCGCCGTCCTTCTCACCCGCCGAGCCGCCACACGTCCCCAGCCGGAACACACGCCTGCCCCCGCCGCTGCCTGA